A genomic window from Silene latifolia isolate original U9 population chromosome Y, ASM4854445v1, whole genome shotgun sequence includes:
- the LOC141632962 gene encoding uncharacterized protein LOC141632962, translated as MARSKKSTKNLQKSSISNQKLTKKQDDFQLQSNNKGKSHHRQLQFLSQELDVDLEVILEDGEEDQEESVEERSEQEEPVLIQITKDDVAGEIKYWSTSVVCYVFGANPPSSVLTGFINRVWQAQGVDKISFMPNGITKEQQQFVLNNGHLLFDNKPVIIKEWSPEMQLVKHYVKRIPLWIKLFDLDVKFWGTEYLKKICSGVGKFIKCDDATFHRNFLGFAKIMIEVDLDQTFSSVIKFVDETGKTQTLRIVYDWLPLKFTQCKGLGHLATDCRKGKVDKHVVKKMWRPKGVGGAKPVPVNQPPKNVSVQRSNQKTHVHNLVPSTPTVPATVMTPVMVANTPIVESSLPRHFISRLMRNEDGGKRFTTGGVTFMEALSNSMHKARMDLIEYRNMEKGESSKSLTEHGLHKGGRIWLIWDPNAFEVEVYDVTVQSIHTKVLDKARRKLFWFTVVFGLNKQAERIPLWDSLRHYCKNVRGPWLVGGDFNAIMASNERIGEAIITHVEMAPLAQVVQDCQLEDLEARGSFYTWTNKHEYYTKVYSGLDRVLVNVEWVHMFPDSYVHYLPEGLFDHCPGLVHFAGEIHRRGTPFKYFNMWSLAPEYDSIVRNGWSKEWTGTPMFRIVQKLKGLKADLRKLNKEHFGDIENLTHITEIALHQF; from the exons ATGGCTCGATCAAAAAAATCAACTAAAAATCTGCAGAAATCTTCAATCTCTAAccaaaaattaacaaaaaaacaGGATGATTTTCAGCTACAATCTAATAATAAAGGGAAATCTCATCATCGTCAGTTACAATTTTTGTCACAAGAGTTAGATGTCGACCTTGAAGTCATATTAGAAGATGGGGAAGAGGATCAGGAGGAATCTGTGGAAGAACGATCAGAACAAGAGGAACCGGTACTGATTCAAATCACCAAAGATGATGTTGCTGGTGAAATCAAGTACTGGTCTACATCTGTGGTCTGCTACGTCTTTGGCGCGAATCCTCCAAGCTCTGTTCTCACGGGATTCATCAACAGGGTCTGGCAAGCGCAGGGGGTTGACAAGATTTCTTTCATGCCCAACGGTATAACTAAGGAACAACAACAATTTGTGCTTAATAATGGACATTTACTCTTTGATAATAAACCAGTTATCATCAAAGAGTGGAGTCCTGAAATGCAATTGGTGAAACATTATGTTAAAAGGATCCCTCTATGGATTAAATTGTTTGATTTGGATGTTAAATTCTGGGGAACTGAATATCTGAAGAAAATCTGTAGTGGAGTAGGCAAATTTATAAAATGTGATGATGCTACTTTTCACAGAAATTTCTTAGGGTTTGCCAAAATTATGATTGAAGTTGACCTAGATCAAACCTTCTCTTCTGTGATTAAATTTGTGGATGAAACTGGTAAAACACAGACCCTCAGGATAGTCTATGACTGGTTACCTCTGAAATTCACTCAATGCAAGGGGTTAGGTCACCTGGCTACTGATTGCAGGAAGGGTAAGGTGGATAAACATGTGGTTAAGAAAATGTGGAGGCCTAAGGGTGTTGGAGGTGCTAAACCAGTTCCAGTGAATCAACCTCCTAAGAATGTTTCTGTTCAGAGGAGTAATCAGAAGACACATGTTCATAATCTGGTACCATCCACCCCTACTGTGCCTGCAACTGTTATGACTCCAGTAATGGTTGCTAATACCCCTATAGTGGAGAGTTCTCTACCCAGACATTTCATTTCAAGGCTAATGCGAAATGAGGATGGTGGGAAGAGATTTACTACTGGGGGTGTGACCTTTATGGAAGCTTTGTCCAATTCTATGCACAAAGCTAGGATGGATTTGATTGAGTACAGGAATATGGAGAAGGGGGAGTCTAGCAAGTCCTTAACTGAGCATGG TCTGCATAAAGGGGGAAGGATTTGGCTTATTTGGGATCCTAATGCGTTTGAAGTTGAGGTTTATGATGTTACTGTTCAGAGTATACATACCAAAGTTTTGGACAAAGCAAGGAGGAAATTGTTCTGGTTCACTGTTGTTTTTGGTTTGAATAAACAGGCTGAAAGAATTCCTTTATGGGACAGTCTGAGGCATTACTGTAAGAATGTGAGAGGACCATGGTTAGTTGGAGGTGACTTCAATGCAATCATGGCCAGCAATGAAAGAATTGGGGAAGCTATTATTACTCATGTTGAGATGGCTCCTTTGGCTCAGGTGGTTCAGGACTGTCAGTTAGAAGATCTAGAGGCCAGGGGATCTTTCTACACCTGGACTAACAAACATGAATATTATACTAAGGTTTATAGCGGGCTAGACAGGGTTCTGGTTAATGTGGAGTGGGTGCATATGTTCCCTGATAGTTATGTGCACTACTTGCCTGAAGGATTATTTGACCACTGTCCTGGTCTTGTGCATTTTGCGGGGGAGATCCATAGAAGAGGCACTCCATtcaaatactttaatatgtggtcTCTAGCTCCAGAGTATGATAGTATTGTTAGAAATGGTTGGAGTAAAGAGTGGACTGGGACTCCAATGTTTAGAATTGTTCAAAAGTTGAAGGGCTTGAAAGCTGATCTGAGAAAATTGAATAAAGAGCATTTTGGGGACATTGAGAACCTTACTCATATTACTGAGATTGCCTTGCATCAGTTTTAA